In one window of Nocardiopsis aegyptia DNA:
- a CDS encoding YybH family protein, which yields MRALADRPEDVPAVFAERFNSGDPAALAEVYEDGAVLVLDPAAPLTGADAHAANHRLQGLGVPIEVRPRHVHSSGDLALLTVDWTIEGTDREGRAVHIEGTATDVARRGPDGRWRYVIDSPFGTGVAGHPGG from the coding sequence ATGAGAGCACTGGCCGATCGACCCGAAGACGTCCCCGCGGTGTTCGCCGAGCGGTTCAACAGCGGCGACCCCGCCGCGCTGGCCGAGGTCTACGAGGACGGGGCCGTGCTCGTCCTGGACCCGGCGGCCCCGCTGACCGGCGCGGACGCCCACGCAGCCAACCACCGGTTGCAGGGCCTCGGCGTTCCGATCGAGGTCCGGCCGCGGCACGTCCACAGCAGCGGCGACCTGGCGCTGCTGACCGTGGACTGGACCATCGAGGGCACCGACCGCGAGGGCCGGGCGGTGCACATCGAGGGCACCGCGACCGACGTCGCCCGGCGGGGCCCGGACGGCCGCTGGCGGTACGTCATCGACAGCCCCTTCGGTACCGGGGTCGCGGGGCACCCGGGCGGATGA
- a CDS encoding winged helix-turn-helix transcriptional regulator, with the protein MTHPTVGHRAGLPDDPRAAVREPAPDCPVEITLAVLQGRWTTLVVRELLRGDRSYSELAEALPRLSDKVLSDRLAHLVEVGVAERDRRPGWPPRVRYALTPRGRRLGPVLQALWDWGSLSMGTRPLQAAHSGPSAPPDCVGAFPWTMAPHV; encoded by the coding sequence GTGACTCACCCAACGGTCGGCCACCGGGCCGGCCTGCCCGACGACCCGCGCGCGGCCGTCCGGGAGCCCGCGCCCGACTGCCCCGTGGAGATCACCCTGGCGGTCCTCCAGGGCCGCTGGACGACGCTGGTGGTGCGCGAGCTGCTGCGCGGCGACCGCTCCTACAGCGAACTCGCGGAGGCCCTGCCCCGGCTGTCGGACAAGGTGCTGTCCGACCGGCTCGCGCACCTCGTCGAGGTGGGTGTGGCCGAACGGGACCGCCGCCCCGGCTGGCCGCCCCGCGTGCGCTACGCGCTCACCCCGCGCGGGCGCCGACTCGGCCCGGTCCTCCAGGCCCTGTGGGACTGGGGATCGCTCTCAATGGGCACCCGTCCGCTCCAGGCCGCCCACTCCGGGCCGTCCGCCCCGCCCGACTGCGTGGGAGCGTTCCCATGGACAATGGCACCGCACGTGTGA
- a CDS encoding sensor histidine kinase has translation MGRPPGLSVRLKLTLSYAGFLMGAGLLLVAAVWVFVLRDLQVVSSRPGDFTPIQAIILRSYIPATAAVLAFLLVFGLAGGWILAGRMLAPLDRITDAARRASTGSLSHRIRLPGRGDEFRELADTFDMMLARIEAHVAEQRRFAANASHELRTPLAISQALLDVARTDPDHDPDELVDRLHTVNARAISLTEALLVLGRADRRSFTREHVDLSLVAEEAVETLLPLAEARGVTLEADGDVAPAYGSATLLLLLATNLVQNAIVHNLAEGGGVWVRTGAGPGTVVLTVENTGERLAPRVVPTLTEPFQRGTERVRGDDAGVGLGLAIVDSVARAHDGTLTLVPRPAGGLRATVELPAA, from the coding sequence GTGGGTAGGCCCCCCGGACTGAGCGTCCGCCTCAAACTCACCCTCAGCTACGCAGGATTCCTCATGGGCGCGGGCCTGCTGCTGGTCGCCGCCGTGTGGGTGTTCGTCCTGCGCGACCTGCAGGTCGTCTCCAGCCGCCCCGGCGACTTCACGCCCATCCAGGCCATCATCCTGCGCTCCTACATCCCGGCGACGGCCGCGGTACTGGCGTTCCTGCTGGTCTTCGGCCTGGCCGGAGGGTGGATCCTCGCCGGCCGCATGCTCGCTCCCCTGGACCGGATCACCGACGCCGCTCGCCGTGCCTCGACCGGATCGCTCTCCCACCGGATCCGGCTGCCGGGGCGCGGGGACGAGTTCCGCGAGCTCGCCGACACCTTCGACATGATGCTCGCGCGGATCGAAGCGCACGTCGCCGAACAACGCAGGTTCGCGGCCAACGCCTCGCACGAGCTGCGCACGCCGCTGGCGATCTCCCAGGCGCTGCTCGACGTGGCCCGCACCGACCCCGACCACGACCCGGACGAACTCGTCGACCGCCTCCACACCGTCAACGCACGGGCGATCTCCCTCACCGAGGCGCTGCTCGTGCTCGGCCGCGCCGACCGGCGCTCCTTCACCCGGGAGCACGTCGATCTGTCCCTCGTGGCGGAGGAGGCCGTCGAGACGCTCCTGCCCCTCGCGGAGGCGCGCGGCGTGACCCTGGAAGCCGACGGCGACGTCGCCCCGGCGTACGGGTCCGCCACGCTCCTGCTGCTCCTGGCCACGAACCTCGTGCAGAACGCGATCGTGCACAACCTGGCGGAGGGCGGCGGCGTGTGGGTCCGTACCGGTGCCGGCCCCGGGACCGTGGTGCTCACCGTCGAGAACACCGGCGAGCGGCTCGCCCCGCGGGTGGTCCCGACCCTCACCGAACCCTTCCAGCGCGGCACCGAGCGCGTGCGCGGCGACGACGCGGGCGTCGGCCTGGGGCTGGCCATCGTCGACTCCGTCGCCCGGGCCCACGACGGGACCCTCACCCTCGTCCCGCGCCCCGCCGGCGGGCTCCGCGCCACCGTGGAGCTTCCCGCGGCGTAG